ttttttttttacagaaaatgATGAGCTTTGGTAAGTTTGGTTTATGTAAAATTCTCTCCCCCCACGACactctttttctctctcaaaattacatttttattcATGCGAATAGAGttcaaaacatattttttgaattttttatagtttaaatattattttcaacggCAAAAAAATTTCGAATAATACATTCCAAACTTTATTTGCATGGACAAAAAGAGAGTGTTGGGGGAGGGAGGAAGAGAATTTTTCAATCGGGATTAGTATCCCTAGTGTAATGATGGGCTTAATGAATGATAATaggaaaatttctcaacgcacccaccCACTTTCTCCCCCACTtcccaaaaaattcggaaaacgttttccgaattttttatagtgtaaattttacactaaaaaacaattcggaacgtattttccaaatttttttaggTGCGCTAAGGAGTGGGGGAGAAATGTTgaggtgcgttgagaaattttctaCCTTCAACAAATCTGGGCCTTTAAATCCGGTTAGAGCCAAATCCATAGAAAAGCTCAAAGCTGGGCCTTTCCCTATTTTGCTATCCATATATAGTTATTCTAAGTCAAGATTATTTTGTATACTCCCACATTTCAtatattagaagaaaaaaaataggtctCAAATTTgctttgtgaaaatatttttattttttattttctcaaattgtgtttgttttaattgttaataagaacataatattttttaaagttattaTGATGAAGAGTAAAATGTTAGGCATAATGTATTTCTTGAAATAAtgaaaatggatttttaaaatTGTCATTGTTTATAGAAATGTGAGACAATTGTTCACTTCAAagatactctttttttttgtcaagtagcttatCGAATATTGATTAGAATTTCatcttttaaggtgaataagtgggagtacCAAAGTTTGAACTCTGGTCTCAACATTTTACATTGGATGTCTCTGTCAAGTGAGTTATGTTAATGGCGACATCGTGTATAGTttatatagtaaaatataatCAGTGTATTATAAGTTTCTTTAAAAGTATTATaaggtttttaaaattttttaccttttttattACGAGGTATACTACTAATTAAATAGGTATTCATCTTTTAACTAATTAATCAATGACAAATATTTCTCTCTTGtagtttatataataaaatatgactagtatatatattatagtttttataaaaatttatctaGAAGATATTATCAAATCACTAACTAAAATATTAGAGAGCAATTAGGAAGAATTTGTTGAAGAGGATGATCAAATCTATTGACTTTTTGAATCCAATGGTTGTCAAACATTGTATATAGTGGACCACCTATACATGTCATAGTAgccttttatgttatttttcaaTTCATCCGAAACCTAACATTTTCAACTGCCGTATGTCCTTTTGTGTCCCCATCCctcatcaatttttattttttttggtacatgagaGGGCAAAAGCCCAAAAAAATAACAGAAAAAATTAAGTTAACCGGACATTCTTGGGCATGCAAGCCCCGGAAACATTATCAAAAAAGAGCTTTTGAAGCTCTTTAGGAGAATTctccaaaacaaaaacattcaAATGATCCATAGAAATGCTGAAGTTTGCAAGCCAATCAgtatttctattttcttctcGCAAAGTATGGTTGATTTGTACATGCCACCTCAACTTTAGAAGTTTCCGGATACGGTGAACTAGAATAGGGACATTCCCATTAAACTTGTAATTATCATAAATCATGTCAATCAAAATCTTTGAGTCATTTTCCACTATAACATGAGAAAAATGCTCCCTCCAAACCATGTCTAAGCCCAAATATAGTCCCATCCCTCATCAATTTAACTAGTTAACTAGTTAATATCAAGTCACTAGCAACTTATACCAAAATGTATTGAACCCAATACAAGTTGTTACTTGGTACTTGTTACAAAGAGAATCTTTAGTTGGCAATATTTTTTGGGGAGCTGTTTCAATAAGGGGTCACGTCTAATATCTATAAGTAAAATAGTCTGGTATTATATACaaagtatttttttcatcattattGATCTTATCTAGATTAGAATTATCTAGATTAGAATCGATCGACCTAGTTTGATGGTGCTCTTCTTCAGCTCCGACAAAAGGGAGGGAATTTTGTACATTTTGTTGCTCTAATGCTCAAGTTAATAAGAGTGTGTGAAATAAATGATTTAAGAGTAGAGAATAATGCATCTTACTCCTCtgcataaatttatatatataatcccCAGTACTGGGCCAAGACCGTTGATGCATGAGTCAACAACATCATGGTTGTCGGAAAACGACTGAGAAACCATAATTGAcaataaatgtcaatcattctAATATCAGCCGTTACAGTATAGCTGAATACTATGATCGTTGAGCAAAGACACACGTCCTTGAGCTTGCCATATCTGGCCGTATTCAAAAGTCGGTGATGGAAATTTCCCTGGTGAAGGCCAAATCCAAAACAATTATGTCAATAAATTACATTATATGAGATATAATGTAATGAAAGATTTATCTTACTTAATAGTAGTATAGAATTGGCCTCATTAAGGTGCACAGTTAAAATGAAATTACTTGACTCGACTGTTGCACACTGTAAAGtggcatatataatatatatagctcagactaacttttttttttttacaaaagttaattGTTAACTAAATTAATGCAAATGCAATAGTTTTTTCCCCAGCCCAgagcataaataaataaataagtaaataaataaagtggaaagcaacacaacacaacacaagtACTTTATTTTCTCTTTATATTTTATCCCCTTGACCGTCAATCACGGAGAGAAGAAAGCGTCCCTGATTTGCTTCAACAATGGccgcattattattattattattattattattattattattattattattattattattattattattattattattattattattattattattattattattattattatattttcttgacATGGTAGATCATTCTTTGGTTAGTTATTGCATAAATATAGTTCAATTAATAGTTatcataaattttattgaaagagtcggaatttgaatttcaaatttgtcACGCTACACTTATAATGTGAGTTTTAGTTActggctctgtttggtaacacaaataagctagcttatagcttattatatgagcttataagcttgtttcaaaaaattagaggtgtttggtaacaagctttttgtactagcttatagctttttttcagatgttatttcaagtagcatttgagcttatagcttatagttttttacactttattccatttttaccctttaatttaataactactcactctaaaaaataaactacccactatcaattatgtaattttatatttaataaccactttaaaagctaattttaccaaacactttaatttcaataagctagcttttcagctatcagctagcttatcagctatcagctagcttatagcttatttttaccaaacagacccacTATAGGCTGTagacaaaaggaaaaaaaaatcctttctTTCATTCACATTATGTGCAAATATGTTTACAATGTCCATACTAACTAAGCTAGCGTACAAGGACtcttattgaaattatttatttatataaaaaattataattaacaataaattttaaatagttAACTAAACTTCACGTCAGTCTTGATTATATAAGGAACAAATTACTTTATTCAGTTAGATTGGGTGAAATTAActcattttaataaaagatgCATAAGAGACTTTTGCAAAGTTagataaaaaaagaatttggtGTTACCTGCCAGCAATTATCTTTTTACCAATTATATAACTAACATGGACTTTTGATTTCAATTGTTCTCTtgtatgtaaaattttagaattgagtctataattcaattttacaaaacttGTAATCCATCTTCATACCAACTAACATCCGATATGAGATTTCTTAAAACATCGCTCACGTTCAGCACTATTGGatttggtgcgtggatataaatagTGGGTGACCCGATAGCGGACGATCCAACGGATTTTGGAGAGCTCCaatatcatcttagaattgagagttggatCCAACCCAACCCtacaaaaatcaatttataaGGTAAGGATTCTTCTCTCTT
This portion of the Trifolium pratense cultivar HEN17-A07 linkage group LG3, ARS_RC_1.1, whole genome shotgun sequence genome encodes:
- the LOC123914696 gene encoding uncharacterized protein LOC123914696, producing the protein MVWREHFSHVIVENDSKILIDMIYDNYKFNGNVPILVHRIRKLLKLRWHVQINHTLREENRNTDWLANFSISMDHLNVFVLENSPKELQKLFFDNVSGACMPKNVRLT